The following proteins are encoded in a genomic region of Pelodictyon phaeoclathratiforme BU-1:
- a CDS encoding type II toxin-antitoxin system RelE/ParE family toxin: MKIRLLSSALGDLTDGRFFYEKQGEGLGEYFFDSLFSDIDSLTLYGGVHPAIFGYYRMLSKRFPYAIYYKLVEDGSVAVVWRVLDLRGDPKKIRKSLTR, encoded by the coding sequence ATGAAAATCAGACTACTCTCTTCCGCACTGGGTGATTTGACTGACGGGAGGTTCTTCTATGAAAAACAGGGCGAAGGATTGGGAGAGTACTTCTTTGATTCTCTCTTCTCTGATATTGATTCCTTGACGCTATATGGCGGGGTTCATCCTGCAATTTTTGGCTATTACCGGATGTTATCCAAAAGATTTCCTTATGCCATTTACTACAAACTTGTGGAGGATGGTTCGGTTGCTGTCGTCTGGAGAGTTCTGGACTTGCGTGGTGATCCAAAAAAAATCAGAAAGTCACTGACCAGGTAA
- a CDS encoding addiction module protein, whose translation MNTQELITEVMSLPVEDRALIVDYLLKSLNHGEPDIEKTWAEEAQRQLEELRSGKVRAIPGDVVLNNLRKRFYQ comes from the coding sequence ATGAACACTCAAGAACTGATAACTGAAGTAATGTCACTGCCTGTTGAAGATCGGGCGCTGATAGTGGATTACTTGCTGAAAAGCCTCAATCATGGTGAACCTGATATTGAGAAAACTTGGGCAGAAGAGGCACAACGCCAGCTTGAAGAGCTGCGTTCTGGAAAGGTTCGCGCTATTCCTGGAGATGTAGTTCTCAACAATCTGAGGAAACGGTTTTATCAATGA
- a CDS encoding AAA family ATPase, whose amino-acid sequence MIQQLSIKNLTVFPEADFKFGRNLNVIIGENGTGKTHLLKILYSVLAVSAEAKRKSNSLSPTKSLYQIQLAEKLVNVFRPEQLGRLARRKQGRERCDINISFTQSVFDIAFSFATQSKSEVSIEKLPDTWLDISPVYLPTSELLTIYPNFVSVYEGHYLEFEETWRDTCILLGALLQKGAKEKRIRELLEPLEAAMGGQIELDKNGRFYLKSINGRIEIPLLAEGYRKLGMLSRLVATGALLDKGYLFWDEPEANLNPNIIKGVAKSILDLSVSGIQIFIATHSLFLLREIEILLSTLAYKEVESRFFGLHETSDGVVVQQGSSTDDVGDITALDEELQQSDRFLKMGSEDGF is encoded by the coding sequence GTGATACAACAGCTATCGATTAAAAATCTTACGGTCTTTCCGGAAGCAGATTTCAAGTTTGGCCGCAATCTCAATGTGATTATCGGCGAGAACGGTACAGGGAAAACACATTTGCTGAAAATCCTTTATTCTGTCTTAGCCGTGAGTGCAGAGGCAAAAAGAAAATCAAACTCTTTATCGCCAACCAAGTCACTTTATCAAATACAATTGGCTGAAAAACTTGTCAACGTTTTCAGGCCAGAGCAACTTGGACGGTTAGCCAGAAGAAAGCAGGGCCGAGAACGGTGTGATATTAATATCTCGTTTACTCAATCCGTTTTTGATATTGCATTCAGCTTTGCGACACAGAGCAAGTCTGAGGTCAGCATAGAAAAACTCCCTGATACGTGGCTTGATATCTCTCCTGTTTACTTGCCCACAAGTGAATTATTGACGATTTATCCCAATTTTGTATCAGTATATGAAGGGCATTATCTCGAATTTGAAGAGACCTGGAGAGATACGTGCATACTTCTTGGCGCATTGTTGCAAAAAGGGGCGAAAGAGAAGAGAATCCGGGAATTACTTGAGCCTCTTGAAGCTGCCATGGGCGGCCAGATTGAACTCGACAAGAACGGTCGCTTTTATTTAAAAAGTATCAATGGTCGTATTGAAATTCCCTTGCTTGCTGAAGGGTATCGTAAGCTTGGTATGTTATCAAGATTAGTTGCAACAGGAGCGCTTCTCGATAAAGGCTATCTCTTCTGGGATGAGCCCGAAGCAAATCTTAATCCAAATATCATTAAAGGTGTTGCTAAAAGTATTCTTGATTTAAGCGTTTCAGGTATTCAGATTTTTATTGCTACCCATAGTCTTTTTCTTCTGCGAGAAATAGAAATACTGTTATCAACTCTTGCATACAAAGAGGTAGAAAGCCGTTTTTTTGGCCTCCATGAAACATCTGATGGAGTTGTTGTTCAACAAGGAAGCAGTACTGATGATGTGGGTGACATCACTGCTCTTGATGAAGAGTTGCAGCAATCAGACAGGTTTCTGAAGATGGGTTCTGAAGATGGGTTCTGA
- a CDS encoding TIGR03915 family putative DNA repair protein yields MNRYLYDGTADGLLSAIAWILEEEPDPEQVALAERQDTLFEDGFFIGTDTTQAEDLFFRLRKQAPDAAHTLYSFMLAEKEEMESSLLHYLALAFIHGDKVNGYLTHPSVRDIVAVAKKAGRELHRMKGLLRFEKLQDGAYLAKMEPDHNIIHPLAWHFSRRLRAQHWFLYDVRRRTAARWNQGTLQFGTIEQFTAPALSDDEKKVQALWQAFFKTIAIPDRKNPRLQKSNMPMKYWKYLTEKQEE; encoded by the coding sequence ATGAACCGATACCTCTACGACGGCACCGCCGACGGCCTTCTCTCCGCAATTGCCTGGATTCTTGAAGAGGAACCTGACCCGGAACAGGTTGCCCTCGCAGAGCGCCAGGACACCCTCTTCGAAGATGGCTTCTTTATCGGCACCGATACCACCCAGGCCGAAGATCTCTTTTTCCGGCTCCGCAAACAGGCCCCCGACGCCGCCCATACGCTCTACTCCTTCATGCTTGCCGAAAAAGAGGAGATGGAAAGCAGCCTGCTCCACTATCTTGCACTCGCCTTCATCCACGGAGACAAGGTCAACGGCTACCTCACCCATCCATCGGTGCGCGACATTGTCGCTGTTGCCAAAAAAGCAGGCAGGGAACTCCACCGCATGAAAGGGCTCCTGCGCTTCGAAAAACTCCAGGACGGAGCGTACCTCGCAAAAATGGAGCCCGACCATAACATCATCCATCCCCTCGCCTGGCACTTCAGCCGCAGGCTCCGGGCGCAGCACTGGTTCCTCTACGACGTCCGTCGCCGCACCGCCGCCCGCTGGAATCAGGGCACACTCCAGTTCGGTACCATCGAACAGTTCACCGCCCCCGCCCTCTCAGACGACGAAAAAAAGGTACAGGCCCTCTGGCAGGCATTCTTCAAAACCATCGCCATCCCCGACCGCAAAAACCCCCGCCTCCAGAAATCCAACATGCCCATGAAATACTGGAAATATCTGACCGAGAAGCAGGAGGAGTGA
- a CDS encoding putative DNA modification/repair radical SAM protein, whose product METLSKLQILSGAARYDASCASSGSKREGPACGTGNTSNGGICHSWSDDGRCISLLKILLSNDCRYDCAYCVNRSSNSVERASFTAREVVDLTLDFYRRNYIEGLFLSSAVMVSPDHTMERMVRVAEILRTEEHFGGYIHMKIIPGSSSELVRKAGLYADRISVNIELPSQTSLQRLAPQKHKDAILAPMALIGREIASSLVERKASRRAPRFAPAGQSTQMIIGASPENDFQILCLSQGLYKKMNLKRVYYSAYVPVSDDNRLPVLAAPPLLREHRLYQADWLLRFYGFSAEEILSDEAPNLDESFDPKTAWALRHPEFFPIEINRADYGTLLRVPGIGVVSARRIIAARRFSAITPEGMKKIGVVMKRAKYFITCSGRSFEKPDRPAALLRQQLLLGESPAPALSTQLVLPGIFS is encoded by the coding sequence ATGGAAACCTTGTCGAAACTACAGATTCTTTCCGGCGCGGCGCGTTACGACGCTTCATGCGCCTCCAGCGGGAGCAAGCGTGAAGGGCCTGCCTGTGGAACCGGCAATACCTCAAACGGCGGCATCTGCCACTCCTGGTCGGATGATGGCCGCTGCATTTCGCTCCTGAAAATTCTGCTCTCCAACGACTGCCGTTACGACTGCGCCTACTGCGTGAACCGATCCTCCAATTCCGTTGAACGCGCCTCCTTTACAGCACGGGAAGTGGTTGACCTCACCCTTGATTTCTATCGCCGCAACTATATCGAAGGACTGTTTTTAAGCTCAGCCGTCATGGTGAGTCCCGACCATACCATGGAACGGATGGTCAGGGTTGCTGAAATCCTGCGTACCGAAGAGCACTTCGGCGGCTATATCCACATGAAAATCATTCCCGGAAGCAGCAGCGAACTGGTGCGCAAAGCCGGGCTCTATGCCGACCGTATCAGCGTCAATATCGAGCTGCCGTCGCAAACATCCCTCCAGCGACTTGCTCCACAGAAGCACAAGGATGCAATTCTTGCACCGATGGCCTTGATTGGCCGGGAGATAGCCTCCAGCCTTGTCGAGCGCAAAGCGAGCCGCCGTGCTCCCCGTTTCGCTCCGGCAGGCCAGAGCACCCAGATGATCATCGGCGCTAGCCCTGAAAACGACTTCCAGATCCTCTGCCTTTCACAGGGGCTCTACAAAAAAATGAACCTCAAGCGGGTCTACTACTCCGCCTATGTACCGGTCAGTGACGACAACCGCCTCCCCGTGCTTGCCGCACCCCCGCTGTTGCGTGAACACCGGCTCTACCAGGCCGACTGGCTCCTGCGCTTCTACGGATTTTCCGCCGAAGAGATCCTGTCGGACGAGGCCCCGAATCTTGATGAATCATTTGATCCCAAGACCGCATGGGCCCTGCGCCATCCGGAATTTTTCCCGATCGAGATCAACCGCGCCGACTACGGAACCCTGCTGCGCGTACCGGGTATCGGCGTCGTATCGGCCCGCCGCATCATCGCCGCCCGCCGCTTTTCAGCCATCACCCCGGAAGGGATGAAAAAGATCGGAGTGGTCATGAAACGGGCAAAATATTTCATCACCTGTTCAGGCAGAAGTTTCGAAAAACCCGACCGGCCAGCCGCTCTTCTCCGCCAGCAACTGCTCCTTGGCGAAAGCCCGGCACCGGCACTTTCAACACAACTGGTTCTTCCCGGTATTTTTTCCTGA
- a CDS encoding phytoene desaturase family protein: MKLQDLNIVVIGAGIGGLAAGALLARKGAMVTVLEAQDYPGGCAATFSRNGYCFDAGATIGCGFHAGAPMENLGKELGITWPVEPEPVAWQYRHGALHLDLQPNRFDILERFPHSAPFWAEQNALAKLLWHFSEGGLSWPVKGVGDLARLARKALAGFSGTRHLLPFARKTAREWLASHGLDTDPDFVRFIDAQLLVSVQTTSEYANAINAAIALDLPVAGAYHVKGGIGTVSRLLAASIEENGGAVLYRKQVIRIDSVRGQVFGLETSDGSALAADYVLANLTPDSLDRFLASEGEPQEEKRESLLWSAFTLYLGMEPALFSALSSRHVQIIGSSGELAEGNSIFVSVSPTEESGRAPEALCAVTVSTHTSPERWFEAKKRGEAAYRELKSAYTARVLDVLTEQFPAARDAIHSITAATPVTWERYTGRFQGCVGGYPQTSLFKVRGPLTRFDNLFFVGDSIFPGQSLPGVVTGARRTIELLMQRHTKVGLQQP; encoded by the coding sequence ATGAAACTGCAGGATCTGAATATTGTTGTCATTGGAGCCGGGATAGGCGGACTTGCCGCAGGCGCACTGCTTGCGCGTAAGGGTGCCATGGTTACCGTACTTGAAGCACAGGACTATCCCGGTGGCTGCGCAGCAACCTTTTCCCGAAACGGCTACTGTTTTGATGCCGGGGCAACGATTGGTTGCGGCTTTCATGCAGGCGCTCCGATGGAGAATCTCGGTAAAGAGCTTGGCATTACCTGGCCTGTTGAGCCGGAACCGGTTGCCTGGCAATATCGCCATGGTGCCCTTCATCTCGATCTTCAGCCGAATCGCTTTGACATTCTTGAGCGTTTTCCCCACTCGGCGCCATTCTGGGCAGAACAGAACGCATTGGCAAAACTGCTCTGGCATTTCTCTGAAGGGGGGCTTTCCTGGCCAGTCAAGGGAGTTGGTGATCTTGCCCGTCTTGCCCGTAAAGCTCTTGCCGGATTTTCCGGAACCCGGCATCTGCTGCCATTTGCCAGAAAAACAGCCCGTGAATGGCTTGCTTCGCACGGCCTCGATACGGATCCCGATTTTGTGCGTTTTATTGACGCCCAGCTTCTGGTCTCGGTGCAGACCACCTCAGAGTACGCCAATGCCATCAACGCCGCCATAGCCCTTGATCTGCCGGTTGCAGGCGCATATCATGTCAAAGGAGGAATTGGAACCGTTTCCAGGTTGCTTGCAGCCTCCATTGAAGAGAACGGTGGAGCTGTTCTTTACCGTAAACAGGTTATTCGGATTGATTCGGTAAGAGGGCAGGTGTTTGGCCTTGAAACCTCGGATGGCAGCGCTCTTGCCGCTGATTATGTGCTTGCCAACCTCACACCGGACTCCCTTGATCGCTTCCTTGCATCAGAAGGGGAGCCTCAGGAGGAAAAGAGGGAGAGCCTCCTCTGGAGCGCCTTCACCCTCTATCTTGGCATGGAACCAGCCCTCTTCAGCGCCTTATCATCCCGTCATGTGCAGATTATCGGCAGCAGTGGGGAACTGGCTGAAGGTAACTCCATTTTTGTTTCAGTTTCACCCACTGAAGAATCCGGTCGTGCCCCTGAAGCCCTTTGTGCAGTAACGGTTTCGACCCATACCTCGCCGGAGCGGTGGTTTGAGGCAAAAAAGAGAGGAGAGGCTGCCTACAGGGAGCTGAAGAGTGCCTATACTGCACGGGTACTCGATGTTCTGACAGAGCAGTTTCCCGCCGCCCGCGATGCCATCCACAGTATAACGGCCGCAACACCGGTTACCTGGGAGCGTTATACCGGACGTTTTCAGGGTTGCGTTGGAGGCTATCCCCAGACCTCGCTCTTCAAGGTTCGCGGGCCGCTCACCCGCTTCGACAATCTGTTTTTTGTTGGAGACTCCATCTTTCCCGGTCAGTCGCTTCCCGGTGTGGTGACCGGCGCCCGGCGTACCATCGAGCTTCTCATGCAGCGGCATACAAAAGTGGGGCTTCAGCAACCATAA
- a CDS encoding DedA family protein: protein MDYSLTSLLASLVDFILHIDTHLQVLAAQYGLWLYAILFIIIFCETGLVVTPFLPGDSLLFAAGSLASMPGSSLDPHYLFLLFFFAAVLGDSLNYQIGHKLGPKVFSYQKSSLFNPRHLVKTNQFFQKYGGKTIIIARFIPIIRTFAPFVAGIGAMHYSRFLLFNIVGAALWVGVFSYSGYFFGQLPFVQQNFKLLIIAIIIISIMPPFIEYLKHRFGRKQDTPNC, encoded by the coding sequence ATGGACTATTCCCTTACCAGTCTGCTCGCTTCTCTGGTCGATTTTATTCTCCATATCGATACTCACCTTCAGGTACTTGCCGCGCAGTACGGCCTCTGGCTTTACGCGATTCTTTTTATCATCATCTTCTGCGAAACCGGACTTGTCGTCACCCCCTTTCTGCCTGGCGATTCTCTGCTTTTTGCTGCCGGCTCCCTGGCCTCCATGCCCGGCTCATCACTCGACCCCCATTATCTCTTTCTTCTCTTCTTTTTTGCGGCCGTACTTGGCGACAGCCTCAACTACCAGATTGGCCACAAGCTCGGACCAAAAGTGTTCAGTTATCAAAAATCCAGCCTCTTTAATCCCCGGCACCTTGTCAAGACCAACCAATTTTTTCAGAAATATGGTGGCAAGACCATTATCATTGCCCGTTTTATTCCCATTATCAGAACCTTTGCTCCTTTTGTGGCAGGTATTGGCGCCATGCACTACAGCCGCTTTCTTCTCTTCAATATTGTTGGCGCGGCGCTTTGGGTCGGGGTTTTCAGCTACAGTGGCTACTTTTTTGGCCAGCTTCCCTTCGTTCAGCAGAATTTCAAGCTGCTGATTATTGCCATTATTATCATCTCCATTATGCCACCCTTTATTGAGTATCTGAAGCATCGGTTTGGCCGGAAACAGGATACTCCGAATTGTTAA
- a CDS encoding alpha/beta fold hydrolase produces the protein MSYFTSKRCRLYYHDSAESDPSSQEKPVVLFVNGWAVSSRYWTPLVERLSAKYRCITYDQSGTGKTVIKGYNPTFTIQGFTDEAAELIEHLGLHNSRKLHIVGHSMGGMVATELCLRYRDALLSATIIACGIFEETALTSLGLFFLGGLIDVSMNFRNVFQHEPLKSLFIKRAATKAISKEYHDVLIEDFTQSDKEATNAVGRFSIDREVLRRYTRHVLLISSPMLCCVGMADQTIPPEGTLTLYERRKAVSSAPTSLAKFMDLGHLPMLEDTARFANELEKHFEFAEQFHKKSPQ, from the coding sequence ATGAGTTATTTTACGTCCAAGCGTTGCCGTCTGTACTACCATGATAGTGCAGAATCTGATCCTTCAAGTCAGGAAAAGCCTGTGGTGCTCTTTGTAAACGGGTGGGCTGTCTCCTCCCGTTACTGGACACCGCTGGTCGAGAGGCTCTCGGCGAAGTACCGCTGCATTACCTATGACCAGAGCGGGACGGGAAAAACGGTCATCAAGGGCTACAACCCGACCTTTACCATTCAGGGCTTTACCGATGAGGCTGCCGAGCTTATTGAACATCTTGGACTCCATAACTCAAGAAAACTGCATATTGTCGGCCATTCGATGGGCGGCATGGTCGCAACTGAACTCTGCCTGCGCTACCGGGATGCCCTGCTGTCGGCCACCATCATTGCCTGCGGCATCTTTGAGGAGACCGCGCTCACCTCTCTTGGCCTCTTTTTTCTGGGAGGATTGATTGATGTCTCCATGAATTTTCGCAACGTCTTTCAGCATGAGCCTCTGAAAAGCCTTTTTATCAAACGGGCGGCCACAAAAGCAATCAGCAAGGAGTACCACGATGTTCTTATCGAAGACTTCACGCAATCCGACAAGGAAGCAACCAATGCTGTGGGCAGGTTCTCGATCGACAGGGAGGTTTTGAGAAGGTATACCCGTCACGTGCTGCTGATCTCTTCACCAATGCTCTGCTGTGTCGGTATGGCCGATCAAACCATTCCTCCCGAGGGTACCCTCACGCTCTACGAAAGACGCAAGGCCGTCTCTTCTGCTCCGACCAGCCTGGCAAAGTTTATGGATCTTGGCCATCTGCCCATGCTTGAAGACACTGCCCGATTTGCGAATGAACTTGAAAAACATTTTGAATTTGCGGAACAATTTCATAAAAAGAGTCCGCAATAA
- a CDS encoding penicillin-binding protein 1A encodes MSKLLNKTFFFLFISFVTITLISPEISAKGSFLGLPSLEELENPNPELASLVYSEDGVLLHKFFVKNRTFVPLRSIPLSTRYALIATEDVAFYNHWGVDLRRFVLAMGENIIKGRTRWQGASTITQQLAKNLYLTRERTISRKFKELITAIELEKTYTKDEILALYLNTVYFGAGAYGIEAAAHTYFGKPASLLTLPESATLIATLKNPTAYNPAKYPSSAASRRNLILSLMEKVKFITPQQAAKAQRTPLVVRYTPIDHQGRAPYFTEYIRQTLKPSPTVGNIDLFRDGMTIRTTLDSRMQNYAQQASAEHLAELQATFDRSWVWPESLKNQMIMESERFKGLKENGLSNQQAMAKIKADKVWVKELLRDKTRIQVALVAIDPSNGHVKAWVGGNRFSPDEYRYQYDHVWQAKRQPGSTFKPFVYAAAIDKGLPANFQVLDQPLTFTSGNGVWSPRNSDGSSGGMTTLRSALIHSLNQVTVRLAYEQLSVAEIISYAKRMGITSPLASNLSLVLGTSAVSPLELAGAFSTFANNGIWHEPVSILKLEDKHNRPISEYIPNHRIAIDSTSNFVMVSMLRDVINRGTGAAVRSRYGFNIEAAGKTGTTQSMRDAWFAGFTPQLVAVVWTGFDDERIKFTSMEYGQGARAALPIWAGFMKRCYSDPSLQLDNRSFHIPETIIAVPISPQTNTPSDLLGSNVYMEYYTPKGFQYYQSHPVQPNNGSSPSAEGENSDSGNHDGSPHLQMPFPAKEESVF; translated from the coding sequence GTGAGTAAACTATTGAACAAGACCTTTTTTTTTCTTTTTATATCGTTCGTTACCATAACGCTGATATCCCCGGAGATCTCTGCAAAAGGCTCTTTTCTGGGTCTGCCAAGCCTTGAGGAACTTGAAAATCCCAACCCGGAACTGGCCTCTCTTGTCTATTCCGAGGATGGTGTGCTGCTCCATAAATTTTTTGTAAAAAACCGAACCTTCGTTCCGCTGAGATCAATTCCATTGTCTACCCGTTATGCCCTGATTGCAACCGAAGATGTCGCTTTTTACAACCACTGGGGAGTCGATCTGAGACGGTTTGTTTTGGCAATGGGTGAAAATATCATCAAGGGGCGAACCCGCTGGCAGGGGGCAAGCACCATTACCCAGCAGCTTGCCAAAAATCTCTACCTAACCAGGGAGAGAACCATAAGCCGAAAATTCAAGGAGTTGATTACCGCAATTGAACTCGAAAAGACCTATACAAAAGACGAGATTCTTGCACTCTATCTCAACACCGTCTATTTCGGTGCCGGGGCGTACGGCATTGAGGCCGCAGCCCATACTTATTTTGGAAAACCCGCTTCTCTCCTTACGCTGCCGGAGAGTGCAACGCTGATAGCAACACTGAAGAACCCGACAGCCTATAACCCTGCAAAGTATCCGTCAAGCGCAGCCAGCCGGCGAAACCTGATCCTCTCTTTGATGGAAAAGGTTAAATTCATTACGCCCCAACAGGCAGCCAAAGCACAAAGAACCCCATTGGTGGTAAGATATACTCCGATAGACCACCAGGGTAGAGCTCCCTATTTTACCGAGTATATCCGCCAGACGCTGAAACCATCGCCGACAGTCGGAAACATTGACCTTTTCCGTGACGGAATGACGATACGAACAACACTCGACAGCCGCATGCAAAACTATGCCCAGCAGGCCTCCGCCGAACATCTGGCTGAACTGCAGGCTACATTTGACCGCTCATGGGTATGGCCGGAATCGCTGAAGAACCAGATGATCATGGAGAGCGAACGGTTCAAGGGATTGAAAGAGAATGGTCTCTCGAATCAGCAGGCGATGGCAAAGATCAAAGCAGACAAGGTTTGGGTGAAGGAGCTGCTGAGGGATAAAACCAGAATACAGGTGGCATTGGTGGCCATTGATCCGAGCAACGGTCATGTCAAGGCGTGGGTTGGAGGAAACAGGTTCTCACCCGATGAATACAGGTATCAATACGACCATGTCTGGCAGGCCAAGCGACAACCCGGCTCAACATTCAAGCCTTTTGTCTATGCCGCAGCCATCGATAAAGGATTGCCTGCAAACTTTCAGGTCCTCGACCAACCCCTCACGTTTACTTCAGGAAACGGCGTTTGGTCGCCGAGAAATTCCGACGGTTCGTCAGGCGGCATGACGACGTTGCGTTCGGCATTGATCCACTCATTAAACCAGGTTACGGTCAGGCTTGCCTATGAACAACTGTCGGTAGCGGAAATCATCAGCTATGCGAAAAGAATGGGTATCACCTCCCCCCTTGCTTCAAATCTCTCGCTCGTTCTTGGAACGTCGGCAGTGTCACCACTGGAACTGGCTGGAGCCTTTTCAACCTTTGCGAATAACGGGATCTGGCATGAACCGGTCTCAATCCTGAAACTTGAAGACAAGCACAACCGTCCCATTTCGGAATACATTCCAAACCACCGTATTGCCATCGACTCCACCTCCAATTTTGTGATGGTCTCGATGCTCAGGGATGTGATCAACAGGGGTACAGGCGCTGCAGTCCGATCCCGTTATGGCTTTAACATTGAGGCGGCGGGCAAAACCGGCACAACCCAGAGTATGAGAGATGCCTGGTTTGCGGGTTTCACACCACAACTTGTAGCTGTTGTATGGACTGGATTTGATGATGAGCGCATCAAGTTTACCTCCATGGAATATGGTCAGGGCGCTCGGGCAGCGCTTCCCATATGGGCCGGCTTTATGAAACGCTGTTACAGTGATCCCTCTCTGCAACTCGATAATCGCTCTTTTCATATACCCGAGACCATTATTGCCGTACCGATTTCCCCGCAGACCAATACACCTTCTGATCTGCTCGGCAGTAATGTCTATATGGAGTATTATACGCCAAAGGGCTTCCAGTACTATCAGTCCCATCCTGTACAACCAAACAATGGAAGCTCCCCTTCTGCAGAGGGAGAGAACTCTGATTCCGGAAACCACGACGGATCACCTCATCTGCAGATGCCTTTTCCAGCAAAAGAAGAGAGTGTTTTCTGA
- the guaA gene encoding glutamine-hydrolyzing GMP synthase, with product MQSVLVLDFGSQYTQLIARRIRELGIYSEILPYNTTPESIREHNPKAIILSGGPTSVYDASAILPDDGIFSLGIPMLGICYGLQVIAKHFGGEVASSSKHEFGRAKIMVAQDNEPESPLFHDIPDSDVWMSHGDKVMQLPEGFRVTASSENSEMCAFESFGSKGALKIYALQFHPEVQHTLYGKQLLSNFLITIAGITPDWSSKSFIEHQLEEISRKAGKETVICGISGGVDSTVAAVMVGKAIGKQLHCVFVDNGLLRKNEAEKVMTFLSTLGLRVTLVDASDLFLKRLKTVASPEKKRKIIGRTFIQVFEEQMEQEKFLVQGTLYPDVIESVSVKGPSETIKSHHNVGGLPKRMKLKLIEPLRELFKDEVRAVGRELGIAEDILMRHPFPGPGLAVRVLGSVTKERLDILRDADEIFIEELKSTGLYQKVWQAFAVLLPVQSVGVMGDKRTYENVLALRAVESSDGMTADWAQLPHDFLARVSNRIINEVRGINRVAYDISSKPPATIEWE from the coding sequence ATGCAATCAGTCCTGGTTCTTGATTTTGGATCACAATACACGCAGTTAATTGCCCGTCGTATACGTGAACTGGGTATTTATTCTGAAATTCTTCCCTACAATACCACACCGGAGAGTATCAGGGAACACAACCCAAAGGCAATCATCCTTTCAGGTGGGCCAACCAGCGTTTACGATGCATCAGCCATTCTGCCTGATGATGGCATCTTTTCTCTCGGGATTCCCATGCTTGGCATCTGCTACGGACTGCAGGTTATCGCCAAACATTTCGGAGGAGAGGTAGCCAGTTCATCCAAGCATGAATTTGGCCGTGCAAAAATTATGGTTGCCCAGGACAATGAGCCTGAAAGCCCTCTCTTCCACGATATTCCGGATTCTGATGTCTGGATGAGCCACGGCGACAAAGTAATGCAGCTTCCTGAAGGGTTCAGGGTAACGGCCAGCAGCGAGAACTCGGAGATGTGTGCCTTTGAAAGTTTCGGAAGCAAGGGCGCCCTGAAGATCTACGCATTGCAGTTTCACCCTGAGGTGCAGCACACCCTCTATGGCAAACAGCTTCTCTCGAACTTTCTGATTACGATTGCCGGCATCACGCCTGACTGGTCGTCGAAAAGCTTTATCGAACACCAGCTTGAAGAGATCAGCCGCAAAGCAGGCAAAGAGACGGTCATCTGCGGTATCAGCGGAGGCGTTGATTCAACCGTAGCAGCCGTCATGGTCGGCAAGGCAATCGGCAAACAACTGCACTGCGTCTTTGTCGATAACGGCCTGCTGAGAAAAAATGAAGCAGAAAAGGTAATGACCTTTCTCTCAACTCTTGGCCTCAGGGTTACTCTGGTCGATGCTTCCGATCTCTTCCTGAAACGACTCAAAACGGTAGCCTCTCCGGAAAAGAAGCGCAAAATCATTGGTCGCACCTTTATCCAGGTCTTCGAAGAGCAGATGGAGCAGGAAAAATTTCTGGTGCAGGGCACGCTCTACCCTGATGTCATTGAAAGCGTCAGCGTCAAAGGCCCTTCGGAAACCATCAAGTCGCACCACAATGTGGGTGGACTGCCGAAACGGATGAAGCTCAAGCTTATCGAACCGCTTCGGGAGCTCTTCAAGGATGAGGTGCGTGCTGTTGGCCGCGAACTGGGCATTGCCGAGGATATTTTGATGCGCCACCCCTTCCCCGGCCCAGGTCTTGCCGTCAGGGTACTCGGGTCAGTCACCAAAGAACGGCTCGACATTTTGCGGGATGCCGACGAAATCTTTATTGAAGAGCTGAAATCAACCGGACTCTACCAGAAGGTATGGCAGGCATTCGCCGTGCTGCTTCCGGTACAGTCGGTCGGTGTGATGGGCGACAAGCGCACCTATGAAAATGTTCTGGCACTGCGGGCTGTGGAATCGTCTGACGGCATGACCGCCGACTGGGCTCAACTGCCGCATGATTTTCTGGCCCGCGTTTCAAACCGCATCATCAACGAAGTACGCGGCATCAATCGAGTGGCCTACGATATCTCATCGAAACCACCGGCAACCATTGAATGGGAATAA